The Felis catus isolate Fca126 chromosome B2, F.catus_Fca126_mat1.0, whole genome shotgun sequence region GACTCCTGGGTCTCCTGGGTCAACGGAAGAGACTACACACTTGTACATCCACAGATTTAATTTtgacaaaaagtttaaaaagctaTACACTGGAAAGGGGAACAGCATAGAAAGAATCTAGAAACCCTGTGACCTAAGGTTCAGAAACAGCCCAAGAACGGTAGATGTGACCAAAGGGTAttaattgggggtgcctggctggttcagtagagggaacatgcaacttttgatctcagggtcatgagttcaagccccactttgggtagagaaatcaaagattttttttcaaaaagatgtAATTGGGATCAAGTAAATTATTCttgtaaaatgaagtaaaatagtTCAATTACCTTACAAAAGAACTTAAGTTTTATGTCACTAGCAAGCAAATAGAATGGAGACAAAAAGCTCATCCAGCAATAGATGACTTAGGAGCTACTCTACCTCAGTCTGTCATCTGTAATGAGGGTATTAATACTTGCCCTAAGGTCTCTGCCCTCCAATGAGTGACATATACATTGATGAGGTATTCAAGCAGACTTCAATGAATATACTCAGTTGATTTGAAGTTAGATTTACAAAAGACTTAGATTCTTTCAATTTGTGTGTCCTTGTTACTTTTTTCACTAGACATTTGGATGtctaatgttttcatattctctaGCAACTGCTACTTGTCCTTCAGATCTCAAGTTATGCCTGACAAggcatttttcttcatagcatcaTCACAATTCAGAATTACCTGCTCATTTAAGGTAGGATCTACCTCCCCCACTGGATTATAAACTCAAGTGGCAAGACCTGTCCATTTTGTATGCAATTCTATCTCCAATGCCTAGGAATAGTGCAGCTTAAAAATCGATTACTAGTTTGGGAGTTTCCTACAAAAGGTATACATACACTTGCCATACAATCCAGTGATCCCACTGCTAAGTATTTACACAGACAACCTATAGTCACAAACCTACAGGTGAACAGTCCAATTCATAAACTTCCCATACTGGAAAATCACCAAATGGACAAACTgtccatgaaaaaaattagatatgAAACAGACTTAACTtgtaaaacttttcttaaaaaggtgatttttcaATGTATGCAAAAACATTAACAAACTTTCAATTGCCCAAGTGTTAATACTTTTTGCTTACTCAGGAAGTAATCGTTAACATTAACTTAGCATTATCTTTGTTATGTAGTCTCCCACAAAAACCAGAGCTCTAAACCCTTGAGACCTATGGGCCCCTTAAGGGTAGTCCAAGGTGAATGACTATTTTCCTTATATCACTCATTTCTGCCAGTGATTGATGGACAGGACACTTAGTTCCTATTTATTTAGGAAAAGGACAAAATCATGATCCTTCTCAATGATTTCCAGGGATCAACTACCTTTCAGGAACCATGTGGCAGTCTCCTAGACATCATTAAGTTTCAACTTTAAGTCATGGAAATTCCCAGAGACTTACCAACTGGATGAGAAAACCTATGGGTTTGGAAGTGAAagacataaaatagaataaagaaaacttcagGAAGGTAATCAAAAGGGGAAAACCTGTTTTGTTCCTCTCAGCTGAAACAGCTTGCACTCAACTCACTCTTCTTTTGCAGGACCTGGAAGGTGGTTCACTCCAAGGCACCAGGTACCAGAATGAAATCTTAAATTGAGTATTCCTGCATTTCATGGtaacaaaatgaatatattctaCTACCAATCTAAAGCCTATGTTAAGTCACATTAACACCCAACAAACTGTTACCCTTTTTTGAGAGTTGGCCATTTTAGAATTTATGAACACTTATGGCCAAGAAATGTTTTGGGTGTGGAGAGCTTGGGGCTGAACTTAGCAGAAAAccaattaaaatgtgaaatgcaaGCCCAGTAACATTCACCAGGATTCTTACACTCCATACTGAAAACTACTTAAAATCAAGGGGTTTGCACCACTTATGCAGCCAGTAGCCTTTATGTCGGACTGAACCCAAACTTTAGCAACCAAATGAATTCTCATGCTCTTAGGAGGCTAGAAGATTAAGGGATAAACGCATAAATTAGAGCTGATTTGGCCAAAACCAGATTTGATTATTCTGGCAGTAAGGACACtaacagaataattttttaaaaatcaaatatgccTTACTAAGGATCTGTTTTAAGTCCTGAATCAGAATGCTTTcctcctaggggcacctgggtggctcagttggttgagcgactttggctcaggtcatgatctcacggttcatgagttcaagccccaagtcgggctctgtgctgacaggtcaggagcctggaaccagcttctgtctccctctctctgcccctcccccactcatgctccatgtcaaaactaaacattaaaaaagaatgctttccCCCATATTCTGAAATCACACCAGAACTCCCGGGACAAATTTCAAGATCACGAACATGGGTAATTCAACAGCTGGCCAATTTTAAACATGGTTGAAGGTCAAACACTAGTTTGAGGCATTCTAGTTTTATGAAACCACTCTTAATTTTAATCAATCCGAACAATGCAATTAGTACAGAAAGTTCAACAGAGCTAAAGTAAACTTCTATATTCTCAATTTACAGACTCATTTTTGAAACCAGTTTGTAAATTATTTGTAGGACTACCAGTAGATGGTGCTCCAAACAGATGACTGCCTTCACAAGGTTATATTGCATTGGGTTCTATGGAGTTAAGTATCCCAACTGGCCCAGCTTTTCTGGACACTATTTCCACTTCCCTTTCTCCATTTAGTGGTAGCCATTTTCTGAAGCTAagtgattttttggggggtgggggggtgggaggggtgaacAATAAATCCCTCCTAGTACACAAGATTTCTTATGCTGGCTACCGTTTACCAACATGCTGTTTAAGAATCTTATCTACCTCCACTCCTTATCTTAAACCAATAGCAATCaacatatttttacaaataagaggaaaaaaataatgggtGTTTTGGAACTGTGGAGACAAAGTcttattaacttttaatttacAATGCCTCTGGTAATACTGCCCAGAGACCAAGCATTTTAcctagtttagaaaaaaaaaaagtattataattGCAGTTCTCGTTATGGCCACTAAGTTCTTAGATACATTCTACTTAGTAAATGTCTGCATTATAAAATACAAGGTGTCCTGTGATTTTGCCTATTTCAAAGCAACTTAAAATTTACGGATCAAATAGGGTCTTATGAAATTAATGTCCAAATTAGCCAGGATCCATGGAATGTTTGTTCTATCAAATGACCAGTGTTAAGAGATTTGCCAGCTATCCAAAGGCAAGAACTTAAGACCACGTTGTTGTCAACCAAAGTACTGTTAATTTACCAGTCTACATACAgtttatataaattacaaaattaccACAGTGGGGTTTAACGAGCTCTTCACTTTCCATCTCATCCATCAAATTAACTTCAAATGGTCATTCTTTTATTGCTTCTTGTTAGGTAACAATTTTGGAAGGACACTTTTAGCAAAATCTCAAAACATATTCAACTAAAAACAAAGCTTACCCTACAGTCCAAAACAGGTCCTCATTTAGGCTGAGTACTGCCACTTTGGGTTTTAAATCTCCAGTGCAGCAATGTCCCTTCTTCACTCAAGCTTGGCTTAGATGAAAATTCCTACTGGAGGTGGATTTCTAGTTCTCAAGTGACATTAAAATTCCAGTATATACTTTGTTCTCCTACAGTTTGGACACAATGAACTCTACCATTAAATACAATAACGTTATTGAATGCCTCACCTTTCAGGATACTTTAAACTACAAGATTTATAAATGTGACAAAGCATTCCAGTAAGTGGGAAACTCAATTGTGACAATGTATCAAGTCTACTCAATAGTGATAGCATACAAATTTTACACCATTGACTTTGATTtacaaaatttaactttttataacCTACCTTAATGGTGTTACTGTTCTAAACTGTGTTGCAGATCCCCTTTTCCCATACCTCTTATGTACTTGTTTCTTTTCCCTGAGGTGGTAAAAATGTTTCCCAGCCCAGGGGGGAAAAACCCTTAACCCAATTCTCAGTTTCACCAGATGTTAACACCAGGAATAGGTTATGGGCAACTCTTCATCTTTTTACCTGAATAGTACAAGCTTATAGTGTTGACCAAAAGAAGACACGGGTTTctcattaaacttttgttttaatgggtCTCAAAATTCTGTGACAGATTTTTGGTCAaagttgtttccattaaaaagtactgattttaaaaactaataacttAAAactgccacacacaaaaaaaacaaatggtccacaaaacattctcctttccttctgaaggTTTTACGATGCATTGTTATCATTAACCAGTCTTTTACTATTAAACTTAAATGGCCAATTGACACAAACAGTTCTGAGACCGTTCTTCCACCACTGATTAAGACTGGGGTGGCAGGTATTGGGGATAATATTCATTTAGCCTTCTGAGCTTTCTGGGCAGACTTGGTGACCTTGCCAGCTCCAGCTGCCTTCTTGTCCACTGCTTTGATGACACCCACAGCAACCGTCTGTCTCATGTCACGAACAGCAAAACGGcctattaaaacaaattttagattGTCATCAGAAACTTTGTTCTGGTATTTCCCATCTTCAGTCAAGTTTCTAATTTACACTCAAGTCATCCTTACCCAGAGGAGGATAGTCAGAGAAGCTCTCAACACACATGGGCTTGCCAGGAACCATATCAACGATGGCAGCATCACCAGATTTTAAGAACTTGGGACCATCTTCCAGCTTTTTTCCAGAACGACGGTCAATCTTCTCCTTCAGCTCAGCAAACTTGCAGGCGATGTGAGCTGTGTGACAGTCCAGCACAGGTGCATATCCGGCACTGATTTGGCCTGGATGGTTCAGGATAATCACCTGAAAAAGAGTTGCATTTAATGAGCCTCAAAACACTAAGTCTGGCAGTTAAGTGAGAAAGAACATTGCCACTTTCCAGTGTTACCTGAGCTGTGAAGCCAGCTGCTTCCATTGGTGGGTCATTTTTGCTATCACCAGCCACATTGCCACGACGAACATCTTTGACAGATACGTTCTTGACATTGAAGCCCACGTTGTCCCCAGGTAGAGCCTCACTCAAAGCTTCATGGTGCATTTCAACGGACTTTACTTCAGTTGTAACATTGACTGGAGCAAAAGTGACCACCATGCCTGGCTTAAGAACACCGGTCTCCACTCGACCCACAGGGACAGTACCAATACCTGAAATATTTACAGCACGGTGTCAAATACCTTACATGAAAAAAGTGCAGCAACCAGCACAAGTTACGTCCTGATGGTGATGTTCAACTTACCACCAATTTTGTAGACATCCTGGAGGGGCAGACGCAAGGGCTTGTCAGTTGGACGAGTAGGTGGCAGAATGCAATCCAGAGCTTCAAGCAGTGTGGTTCCACTGGCATTGCCATCTTTACGGGTGACTTTCCATCCCTTGAACCAAGGCATCTAAAACAAGATTGTCAATTAGCATCCCCCAGATGGTTGTCAATTAGTCTCAACATCTGTCCCCTTCCATCACTTCCTCCAAGTCTTGAAAGTCACTTACATTAGCACTTGGCTCCAGCATGTTGTCACCATTCCAACCAGAAATTGGCACAAATGCTACGGTGTCGGGGTTGTAGccaattttcttaatgtaggtgcTGACTTCCTTAACGATTTCCTCGTATCTCTTCTGGCTGTagggtggctcagtggaatcCATTTTGTTAACACCGACAATAAGTTGTTTTACACCCAGTGTGTAAGCCAGAAGGGCATGCTCACGGGTCTGCCCATTCTTGGAGATACCTGCTTCAAATTCGCCAACACCAGCAGCAACAATCAGGACCGCACAGTCagcctttgaaaagaaaacaagaccatATCCGGTTACAGCTTCTTCAAAAGGATGAACTCACCCTTTTTCCATTGCACAAGGCAAATCTCATTATTTTCAAGTTACTATTAATCATACCAACCTGAGATGTGCCCGTAATCATATTTTTGATAAAGTCTCTGTGTCCTGGGGCATCAATGATGGTCACATAGTACTTGCTGGTCTCGAATTTCCACAGGGAGATATCAATGGTGATACCACGTTCACGTTCTGCTTTCAGTTTATCCAAGACCCAGGCATACTTGAAGGAGCCCTTTCCCATCTGTAAGAATTGAAAATGGGTTACTTGGGAACTAAAACATGATCCACCTTCAACTTGGAAATCCCTTACTCCCACTTCAGCAGAAACGTGAAGTTTCAGTTCAACAACTGTTAGATGACTCACATTAACATACATAAGTTTAACAGCAAACACTAGTTTATTCCACCTTTAAGTAGGACATTCAGATCCACACTGACTAGTTTTGAGTTACCACCTAACACCTGCTAACCAACTTACTTCCAACTACCTTCCTCATTATGTTGCTGCACCTACCTCAGCAGCCTCCTTCTCAAATTTTTCGATAGTTCTTTTGTCGATCCCACCACATTTGTAGATCAGATGACCAGTAGTGGTAGACTTGCCCGAATCTACGTGTCCAATGACGACGATGTTGATATGAGTCTTCTCCTTTCCCATTTTGGTTTAGGTTTAGCGGTGGTTTTCACGACACCTAAAttggaagaaaatgttaaaactacTGTCCCAAAGACTTGAGAATAAGCCACGATCCAAACTCTTAAAGGGCAAATTCCAAGGAGAATTACAACCAGTGCCAGGCTGGCCCAACTCTAGTCTCCACCCACCAAGCGTGGGGTTAACTCCACCGCACAAAATCCCCTCCCCCTCGAGGAAGGCCTGCTTCCAAGTCGTTGAGAAGAAATCGAGGTGCCAAGACGGCGCCGGGTACACCGTGGGGTCACAGGAAGCGGCGGCCGGAGAGGGAAAGGCCCTTTTCCTTTGTGTGGGTGACTCACCCGCCCGCTCTCCCGGGCCGCCGCGTCCTCCATTTTGAGCTCCCTGCAGCAGGGCCGGAGAGCGGCCATCTTTCCGCGCACGCAACTGGTGCCGAGCGGGCAGGCCTGGCCGGCCGAGGTGGACGGCACGAGGCTGGCCCCCAGAGCCGCCCGTCCCACTCCACGGTGCCCTCCCGCGCCCGACTCGGTGGCCACCGCTTGTGGGCCCCGCCTCGCCGGACATGTGCGCCGGGACGAGCCGGCCTCGCCACCGCCCTCCGCGCCTCGCGGCGGCCCCATAACCCCAAAAACCCGACGACCGCGAAAAAGCCCACCCTGCTGAGATCCTGACCAACCTCCGCGAAACTATCTTGACGCGGACAAGCATAGCAGCTTTTTCTGGACCGGTTAATTTGCTCGAGACTTAAAAAGATTGTGACAAGGCAGGCGAGAAGGTGCGGGGAATTCGCACGCGGCGGCCACAGCGCCCAAGCCAGGCCTCAACCCAAGCACGAGgcgaaggtgggggggggggatcctgaGAAAACGCAAGGCCGCGAACCTTCCCACCCACTCACAACCCGAAATTCGGGGTCAAGAACCTCGTCAAGTGCCTGGATGGCGCGGCAGTTGTAACAGGCACGCGAGGGCCGCAGCCGGCTCCAAGAGGCCAGGCCCGCGGAAACCACACCCGGTACTCACCTGTGTTCTGGCGGCAAACCCGTTGCGAAAAAGAACGTTCAAGGCGGCTACGGCACTTATATACGATCCTCCCCCACCCTCGGGGAAGAGGGCGGAGCCAGCACACGACACCACTTTCCCAGTTTACCCCGCGCCAACTCTACCAGGCACCCGTTCAATCGCCGTCCCTTCCCCCCTACTTCTCGGGGACCGTGGGCGATGTGCGCTCATCCCACTGAAGAGCACACTTCGCCTCGCGCATGCTCCTTTTGACCCAAATGATGACAAGAGCgagtgggtggggaggtggggtcgAGCGAGCCTTCGGTTCTAGGTTATCGAGAGTTTAACGACGGTCCCTGGGATTCCCCAAGGCTGAGGCGAGTCCTCCTTTGTATGAATTACTTTCGGCtccagctggggggtggggcggccAGAAGGCGGCCGGGCCGGGATGTGCGGAATATTCCTTCTGCCGTTCCTGGTTTAAATTGTAAAGGTGATGTAGACATTGGAGTATGCCTTCCCTCGGCAGTAAACCTCCAGGCTTTAGCCTGGTCCTCTCGAAGGTCCGGGACAACCCCTTTGAGCCACTTCCACCGCTAGTCGCCTGTCCGCCCGGGGCTggctcctcccccgcccctgccttcGGATCACCGCCCCGCTGCAGATGAGTACAAGGCCCAGGCACCCAGGGCAGCGAGGGGCGGAAGACCCAAGGGGCTGCCTTCACAGCCGGTGAATCAGCGAGGGTTTCAACTCGGTGGCCGGGACCCGAACGAATATGCTTTTGGGGCTGGCCTCTTGGCTTGTTCCATTCAAAGCCAGCTGCTTTTATCGAAGCCCATATCACACGTTCACCCCATATGGCACTCCAGACGTCTAGTTTTTCAGTTTAGAATAGATTTCAATCCCACAGTTTGCCTTTTAATTCTAATTCTATTACGCTATAAAGAGACCTGTGTGTGTCTGCTCTcgtggtactttttttttttcagtgtacaCTGATTTGATTGCTAGCATGAGAAACCTAAGAAGAACTTTGCAAATTTCAGTCTTTCCACTTGATCTCGTATAGAAACTGATCAACAGCATTAGCAAGTTTATCTACACAATTTCCTATCCCTGATACTTGTGAAATCACTGCTTCTCAAGTGGCGTATcccatttaaataaatggattaattttATGTCGTTCTATTGATTTTAACTAAATGTTAGCACAAATCTAGGGCAAACCCGGATGAGGCCTTTTTGGTTGGCAATCAGGGCAGCTCTGAGAAATGCTCCTTTCAggaaagaacttttattttaaatgagctAGTTACTACATCAGTATATCTCTTCCACGTGTGGAACATCGCTGCAACTCCTAGAGCCCATCTATTAAATGCTTGAAACCTACTATGTGTCCAGTGCTAAACGAAGTTCTGTGGCTTGTGCAAAAGAAATACTTCCTTTTGGAGAGGAGCCCACAATCAAattggaagaggaaaaggaatatataaaacaatgggTAAACAGTTAAAGGCAAACTTGTATGGGGCTTACTtactttctatttcattgtagGATGTAGTTCTAGTCCTAGCTTGCAGTTACTTCTCACAAcccaaataccttttttttttttaaatgaaagaagtcttCTGGAATAGCCTTACTGTGTCTTCTTGTTTTACCACTCTTTGTAGATAGAAACTTCTAaaaatgtgttgtgtgtgtgtgtgtgtgtgtgtttaatttcttcattagGAGGTTCATAGCCTTCTCTTTTTGAGAGAATTTTCATGAAAGAAACCAGGCCATATGAAGTTTCCCTAGAGGCTCATTAATCTTTTTCTAGCAACAAAACCCTTTTTTAAGTCGATATTTCTAGCTTCTTTCCTTTCATAAATTCTTTCTTCACACTGCATTTTCCTAGTACCCTTACCCAATCATATACATGTGGTATAAAATTATCTTGATATGCTAATCAGTGTTTGTAATGAgattaaaatgtaagaaataccAATTGAAAGCAGTCACTACCAATAGAACAATGCAAATAGCTCTGCTCTTGTTTAATTCCTTGGAAATATTAATTAATGAGAATTTTCTTTGGAATGATTCCCACAATCAGTCTTAATTGTACATCATAGTAATATTAACTGCACACTGTGTTATGTAAGATTAAGATTAGGGTGCCACCCTAGATTTATTTTCCATGCCTTCTTGAGTAAACTTCAAATGGTTTAGGTTTGAACATTATTGGAGATAATACTAggtcatataaatattttaacaggaatggcaaatttttgaaaatgtaaagaaatggtTACTGAtatgagggaaggaagcaaagacTAAAGACTAAAAGTTGAGTATTTGAAAGTTTTACATGGAATCCAAAATTGCAGTTAACATCTAATCTATGAAAAGTCAAATGAAAGTGGATGTTGGTAAGAGGGAAAAGTATTAAAGATAATTTCCAGTtagtaaaataaaagtgagaaaagTGACATCTGTGAAATCTGCACAGTTCATTAAAATGTGACATGGCACACTTAAGTACTTTTATATAATCCTAAAACTAATGATTGGAAATATGTGTACTTTCAATTGAATTATTCTGTCTGAAAATATGGACCcacaacaatttaaaaagtaatttttatagatatgtatgtgtattCAGCACTACAATGAACACTAGAATTCTTCAGTAGATGCCCACAAACATTTCGACAGAAGCTTATAAAACTATAGCTCCTGATTCAAATctcaccttttcatttttctagtattTCACCATTACAGCTCTTTTGGAGggtgaaaaaaataatccaacaTTCCAAATAAAGTGACAGAATGGTCCAAGAATGTTCCAGGAGCAAAGAAAGACCACGAAACTTTCATTATTATgcccaggaaagaaaggaaaattaaagaagtaTGACTCCAAAGCCATCCCAGATTATAGGCAAGTCTTTCCCAAGGTCCTATGATTGCAGATGACTGGATACTTTTTACATACCTTACAgagaatccattttaaaaatagaacctaAGGAAAGGCAAAATTACACCTAAGCCCTTGATTTATATCTAAGTAACCTACTGGGCATCACTGACTAGGTGCTCTTATTTCTGTTGCAATAATGACCCAGACTTTTGAGGGGTGGGAGGTATCTCGAGCCATACTGGGAGTCAGGGTTAGACACTAGCCACAGGCTTTTCTCAGGACAGAGGTCACATTCTGCTCTCGGTTGGGGCTGGAACGCGACGAGAACGTGAGTCCCGAGGAAGTCATGCGCGGCTCGGGGGTGCACCCAGGTTCCGAGGAAGGGGGACTGGGGCGGCGCCGAGGGTATGCTGCGGTCCCCGGCGGCAAGGCGGACACCTGGCTGCCTTTTCCCGCGGCTGCTCCCGGGGCCGCGCGACCCGCGCTAGTGGGTGCGCTGGGACACCTGTCGGCGGCTGGTCTGCGGACTCGGGTCTTCGAAGCACAGAGGCCACTCTGGCCCGCCCCTGGAGACGCCCCACCTGGAGGTCACTTTCTTTGGTCCTCTGACTGcggaaaaaagcaagaaaatgctcGGGAGGAGACAGAAAACCCCATATGGCTCTGGGTGGGGGTCTATTTTTGTCACCTTGTCTGGCCTCTAAAAGGctgaagcaaatatttttttaaaaagcccttttggggcatctggctcagtcagttaagtctgccacttcagctcaggtcatgatcttgcagtttgtgggttcgagccccaggtc contains the following coding sequences:
- the EEF1A1 gene encoding elongation factor 1-alpha 1 isoform X1 — translated: MGKEKTHINIVVIGHVDSGKSTTTGHLIYKCGGIDKRTIEKFEKEAAEMGKGSFKYAWVLDKLKAERERGITIDISLWKFETSKYYVTIIDAPGHRDFIKNMITGTSQADCAVLIVAAGVGEFEAGISKNGQTREHALLAYTLGVKQLIVGVNKMDSTEPPYSQKRYEEIVKEVSTYIKKIGYNPDTVAFVPISGWNGDNMLEPSANMPWFKGWKVTRKDGNASGTTLLEALDCILPPTRPTDKPLRLPLQDVYKIGGIGTVPVGRVETGVLKPGMVVTFAPVNVTTEVKSVEMHHEALSEALPGDNVGFNVKNVSVKDVRRGNVAGDSKNDPPMEAAGFTAQVIILNHPGQISAGYAPVLDCHTAHIACKFAELKEKIDRRSGKKLEDGPKFLKSGDAAIVDMVPGKPMCVESFSDYPPLGRFAVRDMRQTVAVGVIKAVDKKAAGAGKVTKSAQKAQKAK